The following are encoded together in the Sparus aurata chromosome 1, fSpaAur1.1, whole genome shotgun sequence genome:
- the LOC115578918 gene encoding uncharacterized protein LOC115578918 isoform X1, whose product MSCSCSLEKDSSSLSEAVRLDFILSHIYRCSVLKMPRRNNFSFRTVLLLFLLIFGLCWRRCDSQVNTDEANKPPDGGEDGAFFALRSCHQLLHGDAGEFFSPDYLCSSPPLWCNWTVQVDPGKRVHLHLEDLTPDEACHLKQDQLHVDDPAGHLVGHKVLQKCWREAKFTSSSNTLYVVLLIGGWPSPPYRGFYARYQAFGPPVAYNPQDGFLRRDRKSEPPLDFSEYGPELNGEQMQQQQQQHSDLMYDYYDQPRVRTAEPEEDAHAEEDAHAEEDAHAEEDARAEVDENLHPASENSTRVLLFTAAPTAPTSTQGTPQSGRGVTQPPSDPPDPDISPASPQQQHDSQNQNQELGLSSTRTPTAAQRDVEAAAALEGEGSTRSLTEEAGGNRMEVSEDSDQLPPPPEGPEPEPEQAEQTHPHPNMVELLSSHRGNFNIRNHSDSPHLPGDHLFEVAVEVDFRPDLEESWDDQSRALLLSVKALIGEELKGLRTPLSLSSKRIKRLRVGVLYILWLHMGQGPRSPQVPRAVHSALQDLIEKSVGTRGNPNKGVIISLSTADVNECGTQLVLCDINADCLDHYGSYSCRCRPGFRDESRLGSGGTTCVDVTAAGCSSGLSPETKGVYVLFFLLSSLILMLLAAAGLLYRRHHRGAFLVRCHSHGSISPPDPKNNQRHHHHDDRYSSPVDSDLPPPPPPVRGFREAWPQGKERCPVVDMPLLRFSPLLPPDGHVPPQDGVKM is encoded by the exons atgagctgcagctgctctctggAGAAGGACAGCAGCAGTTTATCTGAAGCTGTGAGGCTCGACTTCATCCTGTCACACATTTACAGGTGTTCAGTGTTAAAGATGCCACGAAGGAACAACTTCAGCTTTAGAACTGTTCTGCTCTTATTTCTGCTCATATTTGGTTTATGTTGGAGACGCTGTGACTCACAG GTGAACACAGACGAAGCCAACAAGCCTCCAG ACGGAGGAGAGGACGGGGCGTTCTTCGCCCTGCGGAGCTGCCACCAGCTGCTGCACGGCGACGCCGGCGAGTTCTTCTCCCCGGACTACCTCTGCTCCAGCCCGCCTCTGTGGTGCAACTGGACCGTCCAGGTGGACCCGGGAAAGAGGGTCCACCTCCACCTGGAGGACCTGACCCCCGATGAGGCCTGCCACCTCAAACAGGACCAGCTCCACGTTGACGACCCCGCAGGACATTTGGTGGGTCACAAGGTTCTGCAGAAGTGCTGGCGGGAGGCCAagttcacctcctcctccaacactcTGTATGTGGTGCTGCTGATCGGCGGCTGGCCCAGCCCGCCCTACAGGGGCTTCTACGCTCGCTACCAGGCGTTTGGACCACCGGTGGCGTACAACCCACAGGACGGGTTCTTAaggagagacaggaagtcagaaccACCTCTGGACTTCAGTGAATATGGACCAGAACTGAACGGTGaacagatgcagcagcagcagcagcagcattcgGATCTCATGTACGATTATTATGATCAACCTCGGGTCAGAACAGCTGAGCCCGAGGAGGACGCACACGCCGAGGAGGACGCACACGCCGAGGAGGACGCACACGCCGAGGAGGACGCACGCGCCGAG GTGGATGAAAACCTCCACCCAGCCTCGGAGAACTCCACCCGGGTCCTCCTGTTCACAGCCGCTCCCACAGCGCCAACATCCACTCAGGGGACCCCTCAGTCTGGAAGAGGTGTCACTCAACCCCCGTCTGACCCGCCTGACCCAGACATCAGTCCTGCATCTCCACAGCAGCAACATGAcagtcagaaccagaaccaggagCTCGGACTCTCCTCCACCCGAACCccaacagcagcacagagggaTGTGGAGGCAGCAGCTGCTCTGGAGGGAGAGGGCAGCACACGGAGCCTGACGGAGGAGGCTGGTGGGAACAGGATGGAGGTCAGCGAGGACTCGgaccagcttcctcccccgcctgaaggaccagaaccagaaccagagcagGCTGAGCAGACTCATCCTCACCCCAACATGGTGGAGCTGCTGTCGTCCCACAGAGGGAACT TCAACATTAGAAATCACTCTGACAGTCCACATCTTCCTGGTG ATCACCTGTTTGAAGTGGCCGTTGAGGTGGACTTCCGTCCGGACCTGGAGGAGTCCTGGGACGACCAGTCCCgggccctgctgctgtcagtgaagGCTCTG ATCGGCGAGGAGCTGAAGGGTCTGCGCACGCCGCTGTCCCTGTCCTCAAAGAGAATAAAAAG GCTCAGGGTCGGAGTGCTGTACATCCTCTGGCTCCACATGGGACAGGGGCCTCGAAGTCCTCAGGTCCCGAGGGCCGTCCACTCCGCCCTGCAGGACCTCATCGAGAAGAGTGTCGGCACCAGAGGAAACCCAAACAAAGGTGTCATCATCTCACTGTCGACTGCAG ATGTAAACGAGTGTGGGACCCAGCTGGTGCTGTGTGACATCAACGCAGACTGTTTGGACCATTACGGGTCGTACTCGTGCCGCTGCAGGCCGGGCTTCAGGGACGAGTCCCGTCTTGGATCAGGAGGAACCACGTGTGTCGATGTGACGGCTGCAG GCTGCAGCTCCGGTCTGTCTCCGGAGACTAAAGGCGTCTACGTGCTTTTCTTCCTGCTCAGCTCGCTCATCCTGATGCTGCTGGCGGCGGCCGGCCTGCTGTACCGCCGTCACCACCGGGGGGCGTTCCTGGTTCGCTGCCACAGCCATGGCAGCATCTCTCCTCCTGACCCCAAGAACAACCAGCGCCACCATCACCATGACGACCGCTACTCCAGCCCCGTTGACTCTgacctgcctcctcctcctccgcctgtCCGGGGCTTCAGGGAGGCGTGGCCTCAGGGGAAGGAGCGCTGCCCGGTCGTGGACATGCCGCTGCTGCGCTTCAGCCCGCTGCTGCCGCCTGACGGCCACGTGCCGCCGCAGGACGGCGTGAAGATGTGA
- the LOC115578918 gene encoding uncharacterized protein LOC115578918 isoform X2 translates to MSCSCSLEKDSSSLSEAVRLDFILSHIYRCSVLKMPRRNNFSFRTVLLLFLLIFGLCWRRCDSQVNTDEANKPPDGGEDGAFFALRSCHQLLHGDAGEFFSPDYLCSSPPLWCNWTVQVDPGKRVHLHLEDLTPDEACHLKQDQLHVDDPAGHLVGHKVLQKCWREAKFTSSSNTLYVVLLIGGWPSPPYRGFYARYQAFGPPVAYNPQDGFLRRDRKSEPPLDFSEYGPELNGEQMQQQQQQHSDLMYDYYDQPRVRTAEPEEDAHAEEDAHAEEDAHAEVDENLHPASENSTRVLLFTAAPTAPTSTQGTPQSGRGVTQPPSDPPDPDISPASPQQQHDSQNQNQELGLSSTRTPTAAQRDVEAAAALEGEGSTRSLTEEAGGNRMEVSEDSDQLPPPPEGPEPEPEQAEQTHPHPNMVELLSSHRGNFNIRNHSDSPHLPGDHLFEVAVEVDFRPDLEESWDDQSRALLLSVKALIGEELKGLRTPLSLSSKRIKRLRVGVLYILWLHMGQGPRSPQVPRAVHSALQDLIEKSVGTRGNPNKGVIISLSTADVNECGTQLVLCDINADCLDHYGSYSCRCRPGFRDESRLGSGGTTCVDVTAAGCSSGLSPETKGVYVLFFLLSSLILMLLAAAGLLYRRHHRGAFLVRCHSHGSISPPDPKNNQRHHHHDDRYSSPVDSDLPPPPPPVRGFREAWPQGKERCPVVDMPLLRFSPLLPPDGHVPPQDGVKM, encoded by the exons atgagctgcagctgctctctggAGAAGGACAGCAGCAGTTTATCTGAAGCTGTGAGGCTCGACTTCATCCTGTCACACATTTACAGGTGTTCAGTGTTAAAGATGCCACGAAGGAACAACTTCAGCTTTAGAACTGTTCTGCTCTTATTTCTGCTCATATTTGGTTTATGTTGGAGACGCTGTGACTCACAG GTGAACACAGACGAAGCCAACAAGCCTCCAG ACGGAGGAGAGGACGGGGCGTTCTTCGCCCTGCGGAGCTGCCACCAGCTGCTGCACGGCGACGCCGGCGAGTTCTTCTCCCCGGACTACCTCTGCTCCAGCCCGCCTCTGTGGTGCAACTGGACCGTCCAGGTGGACCCGGGAAAGAGGGTCCACCTCCACCTGGAGGACCTGACCCCCGATGAGGCCTGCCACCTCAAACAGGACCAGCTCCACGTTGACGACCCCGCAGGACATTTGGTGGGTCACAAGGTTCTGCAGAAGTGCTGGCGGGAGGCCAagttcacctcctcctccaacactcTGTATGTGGTGCTGCTGATCGGCGGCTGGCCCAGCCCGCCCTACAGGGGCTTCTACGCTCGCTACCAGGCGTTTGGACCACCGGTGGCGTACAACCCACAGGACGGGTTCTTAaggagagacaggaagtcagaaccACCTCTGGACTTCAGTGAATATGGACCAGAACTGAACGGTGaacagatgcagcagcagcagcagcagcattcgGATCTCATGTACGATTATTATGATCAACCTCGGGTCAGAACAGCTGAGCCCGAGGAGGACGCACACGCCGAGGAGGACGCACACGCCGAGGAGGACGCACACGCCGAG GTGGATGAAAACCTCCACCCAGCCTCGGAGAACTCCACCCGGGTCCTCCTGTTCACAGCCGCTCCCACAGCGCCAACATCCACTCAGGGGACCCCTCAGTCTGGAAGAGGTGTCACTCAACCCCCGTCTGACCCGCCTGACCCAGACATCAGTCCTGCATCTCCACAGCAGCAACATGAcagtcagaaccagaaccaggagCTCGGACTCTCCTCCACCCGAACCccaacagcagcacagagggaTGTGGAGGCAGCAGCTGCTCTGGAGGGAGAGGGCAGCACACGGAGCCTGACGGAGGAGGCTGGTGGGAACAGGATGGAGGTCAGCGAGGACTCGgaccagcttcctcccccgcctgaaggaccagaaccagaaccagagcagGCTGAGCAGACTCATCCTCACCCCAACATGGTGGAGCTGCTGTCGTCCCACAGAGGGAACT TCAACATTAGAAATCACTCTGACAGTCCACATCTTCCTGGTG ATCACCTGTTTGAAGTGGCCGTTGAGGTGGACTTCCGTCCGGACCTGGAGGAGTCCTGGGACGACCAGTCCCgggccctgctgctgtcagtgaagGCTCTG ATCGGCGAGGAGCTGAAGGGTCTGCGCACGCCGCTGTCCCTGTCCTCAAAGAGAATAAAAAG GCTCAGGGTCGGAGTGCTGTACATCCTCTGGCTCCACATGGGACAGGGGCCTCGAAGTCCTCAGGTCCCGAGGGCCGTCCACTCCGCCCTGCAGGACCTCATCGAGAAGAGTGTCGGCACCAGAGGAAACCCAAACAAAGGTGTCATCATCTCACTGTCGACTGCAG ATGTAAACGAGTGTGGGACCCAGCTGGTGCTGTGTGACATCAACGCAGACTGTTTGGACCATTACGGGTCGTACTCGTGCCGCTGCAGGCCGGGCTTCAGGGACGAGTCCCGTCTTGGATCAGGAGGAACCACGTGTGTCGATGTGACGGCTGCAG GCTGCAGCTCCGGTCTGTCTCCGGAGACTAAAGGCGTCTACGTGCTTTTCTTCCTGCTCAGCTCGCTCATCCTGATGCTGCTGGCGGCGGCCGGCCTGCTGTACCGCCGTCACCACCGGGGGGCGTTCCTGGTTCGCTGCCACAGCCATGGCAGCATCTCTCCTCCTGACCCCAAGAACAACCAGCGCCACCATCACCATGACGACCGCTACTCCAGCCCCGTTGACTCTgacctgcctcctcctcctccgcctgtCCGGGGCTTCAGGGAGGCGTGGCCTCAGGGGAAGGAGCGCTGCCCGGTCGTGGACATGCCGCTGCTGCGCTTCAGCCCGCTGCTGCCGCCTGACGGCCACGTGCCGCCGCAGGACGGCGTGAAGATGTGA
- the LOC115578918 gene encoding uncharacterized protein LOC115578918 isoform X3, which translates to MSCSCSLEKDSSSLSEAVRLDFILSHIYRCSVLKMPRRNNFSFRTVLLLFLLIFGLCWRRCDSQVNTDEANKPPDGGEDGAFFALRSCHQLLHGDAGEFFSPDYLCSSPPLWCNWTVQVDPGKRVHLHLEDLTPDEACHLKQDQLHVDDPAGHLVGHKVLQKCWREAKFTSSSNTLYVVLLIGGWPSPPYRGFYARYQAFGPPVAYNPQDGFLRRDRKSEPPLDFSEYGPELNGEQMQQQQQQHSDLMYDYYDQPRVRTAEPEEDAHAEEDAHAQVDENLHPASENSTRVLLFTAAPTAPTSTQGTPQSGRGVTQPPSDPPDPDISPASPQQQHDSQNQNQELGLSSTRTPTAAQRDVEAAAALEGEGSTRSLTEEAGGNRMEVSEDSDQLPPPPEGPEPEPEQAEQTHPHPNMVELLSSHRGNFNIRNHSDSPHLPGDHLFEVAVEVDFRPDLEESWDDQSRALLLSVKALIGEELKGLRTPLSLSSKRIKRLRVGVLYILWLHMGQGPRSPQVPRAVHSALQDLIEKSVGTRGNPNKGVIISLSTADVNECGTQLVLCDINADCLDHYGSYSCRCRPGFRDESRLGSGGTTCVDVTAAGCSSGLSPETKGVYVLFFLLSSLILMLLAAAGLLYRRHHRGAFLVRCHSHGSISPPDPKNNQRHHHHDDRYSSPVDSDLPPPPPPVRGFREAWPQGKERCPVVDMPLLRFSPLLPPDGHVPPQDGVKM; encoded by the exons atgagctgcagctgctctctggAGAAGGACAGCAGCAGTTTATCTGAAGCTGTGAGGCTCGACTTCATCCTGTCACACATTTACAGGTGTTCAGTGTTAAAGATGCCACGAAGGAACAACTTCAGCTTTAGAACTGTTCTGCTCTTATTTCTGCTCATATTTGGTTTATGTTGGAGACGCTGTGACTCACAG GTGAACACAGACGAAGCCAACAAGCCTCCAG ACGGAGGAGAGGACGGGGCGTTCTTCGCCCTGCGGAGCTGCCACCAGCTGCTGCACGGCGACGCCGGCGAGTTCTTCTCCCCGGACTACCTCTGCTCCAGCCCGCCTCTGTGGTGCAACTGGACCGTCCAGGTGGACCCGGGAAAGAGGGTCCACCTCCACCTGGAGGACCTGACCCCCGATGAGGCCTGCCACCTCAAACAGGACCAGCTCCACGTTGACGACCCCGCAGGACATTTGGTGGGTCACAAGGTTCTGCAGAAGTGCTGGCGGGAGGCCAagttcacctcctcctccaacactcTGTATGTGGTGCTGCTGATCGGCGGCTGGCCCAGCCCGCCCTACAGGGGCTTCTACGCTCGCTACCAGGCGTTTGGACCACCGGTGGCGTACAACCCACAGGACGGGTTCTTAaggagagacaggaagtcagaaccACCTCTGGACTTCAGTGAATATGGACCAGAACTGAACGGTGaacagatgcagcagcagcagcagcagcattcgGATCTCATGTACGATTATTATGATCAACCTCGGGTCAGAACAGCTGAGCCCGAGGAGGACGCACACGCCGAGGAGGACGCACACGCC CAGGTGGATGAAAACCTCCACCCAGCCTCGGAGAACTCCACCCGGGTCCTCCTGTTCACAGCCGCTCCCACAGCGCCAACATCCACTCAGGGGACCCCTCAGTCTGGAAGAGGTGTCACTCAACCCCCGTCTGACCCGCCTGACCCAGACATCAGTCCTGCATCTCCACAGCAGCAACATGAcagtcagaaccagaaccaggagCTCGGACTCTCCTCCACCCGAACCccaacagcagcacagagggaTGTGGAGGCAGCAGCTGCTCTGGAGGGAGAGGGCAGCACACGGAGCCTGACGGAGGAGGCTGGTGGGAACAGGATGGAGGTCAGCGAGGACTCGgaccagcttcctcccccgcctgaaggaccagaaccagaaccagagcagGCTGAGCAGACTCATCCTCACCCCAACATGGTGGAGCTGCTGTCGTCCCACAGAGGGAACT TCAACATTAGAAATCACTCTGACAGTCCACATCTTCCTGGTG ATCACCTGTTTGAAGTGGCCGTTGAGGTGGACTTCCGTCCGGACCTGGAGGAGTCCTGGGACGACCAGTCCCgggccctgctgctgtcagtgaagGCTCTG ATCGGCGAGGAGCTGAAGGGTCTGCGCACGCCGCTGTCCCTGTCCTCAAAGAGAATAAAAAG GCTCAGGGTCGGAGTGCTGTACATCCTCTGGCTCCACATGGGACAGGGGCCTCGAAGTCCTCAGGTCCCGAGGGCCGTCCACTCCGCCCTGCAGGACCTCATCGAGAAGAGTGTCGGCACCAGAGGAAACCCAAACAAAGGTGTCATCATCTCACTGTCGACTGCAG ATGTAAACGAGTGTGGGACCCAGCTGGTGCTGTGTGACATCAACGCAGACTGTTTGGACCATTACGGGTCGTACTCGTGCCGCTGCAGGCCGGGCTTCAGGGACGAGTCCCGTCTTGGATCAGGAGGAACCACGTGTGTCGATGTGACGGCTGCAG GCTGCAGCTCCGGTCTGTCTCCGGAGACTAAAGGCGTCTACGTGCTTTTCTTCCTGCTCAGCTCGCTCATCCTGATGCTGCTGGCGGCGGCCGGCCTGCTGTACCGCCGTCACCACCGGGGGGCGTTCCTGGTTCGCTGCCACAGCCATGGCAGCATCTCTCCTCCTGACCCCAAGAACAACCAGCGCCACCATCACCATGACGACCGCTACTCCAGCCCCGTTGACTCTgacctgcctcctcctcctccgcctgtCCGGGGCTTCAGGGAGGCGTGGCCTCAGGGGAAGGAGCGCTGCCCGGTCGTGGACATGCCGCTGCTGCGCTTCAGCCCGCTGCTGCCGCCTGACGGCCACGTGCCGCCGCAGGACGGCGTGAAGATGTGA